One genomic window of Punica granatum isolate Tunisia-2019 chromosome 1, ASM765513v2, whole genome shotgun sequence includes the following:
- the LOC116193092 gene encoding probable WRKY transcription factor 43, with protein sequence MEGREPPQDLPDHLFVSSSDHPAPSEPSSSQLPRDLDWVSSFLQLPPYHGGSNDATGAGSSSLVGGGAPVNADEEERNVGGKERRKAGGGHRTRKATRPRFAFRTRSSEDILDDGYRWRKYGQKAVKNSIYPRSYYRCAHHTCNVKKQVQRLSEDTSTVVTTYEGVHNHPCEQLMEALAPLLRQIQFLSKF encoded by the exons ATGGAAGGTCGAGAGCCGCCTCAAGATCTCCCCGACCACCTCTTCGTGTCCTCCTCAGACCACCCGGCTCCCTCAGAGCCGTCGTCATCTCAGCTCCCCCGGGATCTTGATTGGGTCAGCAGCTTCCTCCAGCTTCCTCCTTATCATGGTGGGAGCAACGATGCTACGGGTGCCGGTAGTTCTTCGTTAGTGGGGGGAGGAGCGCCTGTTAATGCGGACGAGGAGGAGAGAAATGTTGGTGGTAAGGAGAGGAGGAAGGCTGGAGGAGGTCATAGGACGAGGAAGGCGACAAGGCCTCGGTTTGCTTTCCGGACGAGGAGTTCCGAGGATATCCTCGATGATGGGTATCGGTGGAGAAAGTACGGGCAGAAGGCTGTCAAGAACAGCATATATCCCAG GAGCTACTACCGGTGCGCGCATCACACATGCAATGTGAAGAAGCAGGTGCAGAGGTTATCTGAGGACACGAGCACGGTCGTGACGACATATGAGGGAGTTCACAATCATCCCTGCGAGCAGCTAATGGAGGCACTCGCCCCTCTCCTGAGGCAAATTCAGTTCCTCTCCAAGTTCTAA
- the LOC116193091 gene encoding serine/arginine repetitive matrix protein 2, whose product MADRSVSNAVAKPIWMKQAEEAKLKSEAEKTAAAKAAFEATFREVDKNREEEEAAADSSDSESEEAEDLANKPIGPVDPTKCMAAGVGIAGGTACAPASFMVTTKDAEGRKVPNGGSEIKVKVVPGVGVGGSEQEGIVKDMGDGTYTVTYVVPKRGNYMVHIDCNGKPIMGSPFPVFFSGGASTGGLLGVAPTPSYPNLVNQTMPNMPNYTGSVSGAFPGLMGMIPGVTPGSSGGAILPGVGASLGEICRDYLNGRCAKSGCSLSHPPHNLLMTALAATTTMGTLSQAPMAPSAAAMAAAQAIVAAQALQAHAAQVQAQSAKDMSVSADKDVNGDALKRTVQVSNLSPLLTVDQLKELFGYFGIVKECTVTDSKHFAYIEYSEQKEATAALSLNNMEVAGRPLNIEMAKSLPQKPAISNLPLASPSLPMMMQQAVAMQQMQFQQALLMQQTMNAQQAANRAATMKSAAELAAARAAEISKRLKADGVVEDNEATAAKSRSPSPSRARSKSKSRSPINYRRRHRSPSYSPPLRRRRDYRSRSPLKSRHHLSYESELRSHRDRDSYGSDRIRRRASDRLRDRHSPVSRRNRSRSISPRARKSYRVDSESPKHRRESSHKSRKSSRVLSVSPRRHRDSRSSPRNDDREKSESRGRSRSRSISAEANRDSEDRKGRSSRRERRRSSSITKSIERKQHSDEDPDETREEKDCRRSQSRSPSIEGKRSSRHKKKETRDERSTYHARKRSRSRSSEHKRYSKDKVDDSRTDTSRHRNRRRSRSKSVEDRHRRDRDTKSRHRRRSRSKSEEHRHQRSDPFDEGRGKESGSRRRRRSRSVSTEKDHSKESLSSKRSGLKRERSRSNSAESREHDTAKKGHAEDGKLKKSEQRRRHGTLSSPNGGIESEHRNSHSLNIGEDIGTKECEEKYRGDSSNCQKSYEKGSALHSLDLKEIRSRGLENSDHGDLDNAIEVDDINRFDSSKDLNFSDHESG is encoded by the exons ATGGCGGACCGCAGTGTTAGCAATGCAGTTGCTAAGCCCATATGGATGAAGCAAGCTGAGGAGGCCAAGCTGAAGAGCGAGGCGGAGAAAACAGCGGCTGCAAAGGCGGCATTCGAGGCTACGTTCAGGGAGGTGGACAAGAACcgcgaggaggaggaggcggcGGCGGACTCCTCTGACAGCGAATCTGAGGAGGCTGAGGATTTGGCAAACAAGCCAATTGGGCCGGTGGATCCCACCAAGTGCATGGCGGCTGGAGTGGGAATAGCTGGTGGGACAGCATGTGCCCCGGCTTCTTTTATGGTTACCACGAAGGATGCGGAGGGGAGGAAAGTCCCTAATGGAGGCTCTGAGATAAAGGTCAAGGTGGTTCCAGGAGTTGGGGTTGGAGGTTCGGAGCAAGAAGGGATTGTGAAGGATATGGGGGATGGCACTTACACGGTTACTTATGTCGTGCCCAAGAGAGGGAATTACATGGTCCATATTGATTGTAATGGGAAACCCATCATGGGTAGCCCTTTTCCTGTGTTTTTCAGTGGAG GTGCTTCTACTGGAGGGCTGCTTGGTGTTGCTCCTACACCTTCATATCCCAATCTGGTCAACCAAACCATGCCTAACATGCCAAATTATACAGGCTCTGTTTCTGGGGCCTTTCCAGGATTGATGGGTATGATTCCTGGTGTTACACCTGGTTCTTCGGGAGGTGCTATTTTGCCTGGAGTTGGAGCCTCTCTTGGTGAAATTTGTCGCGATTATCTTAATGGAAGGTGTGCCAAGTCAGGTTGCAGCCTGAGTCACCCCCCTCACAACTTGCTGATGACTGCATTGGCTGCGACAACTACGATGGGAACTCTCAGTCAAGCACCCATGGCACCGTCTGCTGCAGCTATGGCTGCTGCTCAAGCTATTGTGGCTGCGCAGGCACTTCAGGCTCATGCAGCTCAGGTTCAAGCACAATCTGCAAAGGATATGTCAG TTTCAGCAGACAAAGATGTAAATGGTGATGCACTGAAGCGAACAGTGCAAGTCAGCAATCTCAGCCCACTTCTAACAGTGGATCAGCTAAAAGAGCTTTTTGGCTATTTTGGTATTGTTAAAGAATGCACTGTAACAGATTCAAAGCACTTTGCTTACATAGAATACTCAGAGCAAAAGGAAGCTACTGCTGCTCTTTCTCTGAATAATATGGAAGTTGCGGGCCGCCCCCTTAACATTGAGATGGCAAAATCACTTCCCCAGAAACCAGCTATCTCGAACTTACCTCTGGCCTCACCTTCTCTGCCAATGATGATGCAGCAAGCTGTTGCCATGCAGCAAATGCAATTTCAGCAGGCATTGCTAATGCAACAGACAATGAATGCACAGCAGGCAGCTAATAGAGCTGCTACTATGAAGTCTGCAGCAGAGTTAGCTGCTGCAAGGGCTGCTGAAATAAGTAAAAGACTGAAGGCTGATGGGGTTGTAGAGGACAATGAGGCTACCGCTGCAAAGTCTAG GTCGCCTTCTCCCTCTCGTGCAAGGTCGAAATCAAAATCAAGATCACCTATCAACTACAGGAGGCGGCATAGGTCTCCCTCTTACTCGCCTCCGCTGCGGCGTCGAAGAGACTATAGATCTAGGTCACCTTTAAAATCTCGCCACCACTTGAGCTATGAGAGTGAACTTCGATCCCATAGAGACAGAGATAGTTATGGCAGTGACAGGATTAGGAGGCGGGCTTCTGATAGATTGCGTGATCGCCATTCACCTGTATCAAGGAGAAATAGGAGCAGGAGCATTAGCCCTCGGGCAAGGAAATCTTATCGAGTTGATTCTGAATCACCAAAGCATCGCCGTGAAAGTTCTCATAAATCACGGAAATCATCCCGTGTATTATCAGTATCACCCAGGCGCCACAGGGATTCGAGGTCATCTCCCAGGAATGATGATAGAGAGAAATCAGAAAGCAGGGGGAGGTCAAGGTCAAGATCAATATCTGCAGAAGCAAATCGAGATTCCGAGGACAGAAAAGGTAGAAGTAGTCGACGTGAAAGGAGACGGTCAAGTTCCATAACAAAATCCATTGAGCGGAAGCAGCACTCTGATGAAGATCCAGATGAAACTAGAGAAGAAAAGGATTGCAGGAGAAGTCAATCAAGGTCACCATCTATTGAAGGTAAGCGGAGTTCCCgccataaaaaaaaggaaacaagGGATGAAAGATCAACATATCATGCGCGTAAGCGGTCTAGGTCAAGATCTTCAGAGCATAAACGTTACTCAAAGGATAAAGTGGATGATAGCCGAACTGATACTTCCAGGCATCGTAACAGAAGGCGTTCGCGGTCGAAATCTGTTGAGGATAGGCATCGGAGAGACAGAGACACTAAATCGAGACATCGAAGGCGTTCAAGGTCTAAGTCTGAAGAACACAGGCATCAGAGGAGTGATCCATTTGATGAAGGTCGAGGCAAAGAATCTGGGTCACGCAGAAGACGGAGGTCCAGATCAGTTTCAACAGAAAAAGATCATAGTAAGGAAAGCTTGTCGTCTAAAAGAAGTGGGCTGAAGCGAGAAAGGTCTAGATCAAATTCTGCAGAAAGCAGGGAACATGATACTGCTAAAAAGGGTCATGCTGAAGAtgggaaattgaaaaaaagtgagCAGAGGAGGAGGCATGGTACTTTGTCTTCACCAAATGGTGGTATCGAGTCCGAGCACCGCAACTCCCACTCCCTTAATATAGGGGAGGACATTGGAACAAAAGAATGTGAAGAAAAGTATAGAGGGGACTCATCAAACTGTCAGAAAAGTTATGAGAAAGGTTCGGCATTGCACTCCTTGGACCTAAAAGAAATAAGGAGTCGAGGATTGGAAAATTCGGATCATGGGGATCTTGATAATG CAATTGAAGTTGATGATATCAACAGATTTGACTCGAGCAAGGACCTTAATTTCTCTGATCATGAGTCAGGTTAA